In Chlamydia sp., the following are encoded in one genomic region:
- a CDS encoding YbaB/EbfC family nucleoid-associated protein encodes MGSGYARKKKEAKLMERQFMEMEASLEQKRFFGEAGNGLVSVTINGKCDLVDVRIKPDCLDPEDPEVVADLFRAAFKAAKTALDNEMSAMQMRMPF; translated from the coding sequence ATGGGTAGCGGTTATGCTAGAAAGAAAAAAGAAGCTAAGTTAATGGAACGCCAATTCATGGAAATGGAAGCTTCTCTCGAACAAAAACGATTTTTCGGAGAAGCAGGAAATGGCCTTGTATCGGTAACTATCAACGGGAAATGTGATCTTGTGGATGTCCGGATCAAGCCTGATTGTCTAGATCCTGAAGACCCGGAAGTTGTAGCAGACCTGTTTCGTGCAGCATTTAAAGCAGCTAAAACAGCCTTAGATAACGAGATGTCTGCTATGCAAATGAGGATGCCATTCTAG
- a CDS encoding HPr family phosphocarrier protein translates to MNWGNDFILHESVSASSMEEQELSAIFTIRNPSGIHVRPAGTIVKLFDGEECEATLTYLGKTVNARSVMSILMLGASYNGEVVVRIKGPSASRVMRKLEEVFNSGFGEL, encoded by the coding sequence ATGAACTGGGGAAATGATTTCATTCTTCATGAGTCTGTATCAGCCTCTTCCATGGAAGAGCAAGAACTTAGTGCAATCTTTACTATACGTAATCCTTCTGGGATACATGTGCGACCAGCAGGAACCATTGTTAAATTATTTGATGGCGAGGAATGTGAGGCAACTCTTACCTATTTGGGAAAAACAGTGAATGCTAGGAGTGTTATGAGTATTCTTATGTTAGGAGCTTCTTATAATGGTGAGGTTGTTGTGCGAATAAAAGGCCCTTCAGCATCTCGTGTGATGCGAAAGCTAGAAGAGGTGTTCAATTCTGGATTCGGAGAGTTATAA
- the rpsU gene encoding 30S ribosomal protein S21 produces MPSVKVRVGEPIERALRILKKKIDKEGILKTSKSHRFYDKPSVKKRAKSKAAAKYRGR; encoded by the coding sequence ATGCCCAGTGTTAAAGTTAGAGTTGGAGAGCCTATAGAGCGAGCTCTAAGAATTTTAAAGAAAAAAATTGATAAAGAAGGAATTTTAAAAACTTCCAAGTCGCATAGGTTTTATGATAAGCCTTCCGTTAAAAAACGGGCAAAGTCTAAAGCTGCAGCCAAGTATCGTGGTCGTTAG
- the dnaX gene encoding DNA polymerase III subunit gamma/tau, with protein sequence MTSYQVSSRRYRPNDFSEILGQDTIVSILKNSLRLNRAAHAYIFSGIRGTGKTTLARVFAKALNCTHPTENQEPCNQCAICKEISFGTSMDVIEIDGASHRGIEDIRQINETVLFIPSKSRYKIYIIDEVHMLTKEAFNSLLKTLEEPPAHVKFFLATTEIAKIPNTISSRCQKMLLKRIPENVIVDKLMTIANLEGTTTSREALLPIAKAAQGSLRDAESLYDYVIGLFPESLDPEGTAKALGILSEDTLYQIAEAITTQNYEQALAPVSDAMQMGVAPTHFLQDLTLLFRSFLLKQSNPKFNSISTKYSSEHLLEILDFLGESARHINLALFEKTFLETVIIRLLRIYARPTLSQLVSQIKQPIQACSIPSSILEPCSPSKQPIIKEETKPLSQPAIATKLSQGSLLASSPAPLEKEPSNQEKLSSSLVSSSFSEAAAIDTLLQFAVVEFSGVLTKEPKHG encoded by the coding sequence ATGACCTCTTATCAAGTTTCTTCCAGAAGATACCGTCCCAACGATTTTTCAGAAATTCTCGGCCAAGATACTATCGTATCTATACTCAAGAATTCTTTGCGGCTTAACCGCGCGGCCCACGCTTATATATTTTCTGGAATTCGTGGAACAGGGAAAACAACCTTAGCTCGGGTATTTGCTAAAGCTCTTAATTGCACCCACCCGACAGAAAATCAAGAACCTTGTAACCAATGTGCTATTTGTAAAGAAATTTCCTTCGGCACCTCAATGGACGTGATCGAAATTGACGGCGCATCCCACAGAGGAATCGAAGATATTCGGCAAATTAACGAGACCGTTCTTTTTATTCCTTCAAAATCTCGATATAAGATCTATATTATCGATGAAGTACACATGTTGACAAAGGAAGCATTTAATTCTTTGCTCAAGACATTAGAAGAGCCTCCTGCACATGTAAAATTTTTCCTTGCCACTACAGAAATCGCAAAGATCCCTAATACAATATCAAGTCGTTGTCAAAAAATGCTCTTAAAGAGGATTCCTGAAAACGTTATCGTTGATAAGTTGATGACTATTGCAAACCTTGAAGGAACAACAACTTCTCGAGAAGCTCTCCTCCCTATAGCTAAAGCTGCGCAAGGAAGTCTTCGAGATGCCGAGTCCCTATATGATTACGTAATCGGTCTTTTCCCTGAATCTTTAGATCCTGAAGGTACAGCTAAAGCTCTCGGCATTCTCTCAGAGGACACTTTATATCAAATTGCAGAAGCCATCACTACCCAAAATTATGAACAGGCCCTTGCTCCGGTTTCTGATGCGATGCAAATGGGCGTGGCCCCAACACACTTTCTTCAAGATCTGACGTTGCTTTTTCGCAGCTTTTTGTTAAAGCAGTCCAATCCAAAATTTAATTCTATATCAACCAAATACTCTTCTGAACACTTGTTAGAAATTCTTGATTTTCTTGGGGAATCTGCCCGGCACATTAATCTTGCTTTGTTTGAAAAAACCTTTTTAGAGACTGTGATTATTCGTCTCTTGCGCATCTATGCGCGCCCTACACTCTCACAGCTCGTTTCGCAGATAAAGCAACCTATTCAAGCGTGCTCCATACCTTCTTCTATACTCGAGCCTTGCTCTCCGTCCAAGCAACCTATTATCAAAGAAGAGACTAAACCATTGTCACAGCCAGCAATTGCAACCAAACTTTCGCAAGGAAGTTTATTGGCCTCATCCCCTGCACCGCTTGAAAAAGAACCATCTAACCAAGAGAAGCTCTCTTCCTCACTTGTATCTTCCTCTTTTTCTGAAGCCGCAGCTATTGATACGCTGTTGCAATTTGCAGTTGTAGAATTTTCTGGAGTTTTAACTAAGGAGCCAAAACATGGGTAG
- the dnaJ gene encoding molecular chaperone DnaJ: MDYYTVLGVAKTATPEEIKKAYRKLAVKYHPDKNPGDAEAERRFKEASEAYEVLGDAQKRESYDRYGKDGPFAGAGGFGGAGMGNMEDALRTFMGAFGGDFGGNGGGFFEGLFGGLGEAFGMRGGSESSRQGASKKVHITLSFEEAAKGVEKELLVSGYKSCGDCSGSGAKTSKGVKTCDRCKGSGQVVQSRGFFSMASTCPDCSGEGRVITDPCSVCRGQGRIKDKRSVHVNIPAGVDSGMRLKMEGYGDAGQNGAPSGDLYVFIDVEPHPVFERHGDDLILELPVGFVDAALGIKKEIPTLLKEGTCRLSIPEGIQSGTILKVRGQGFPNVHGKARGDLLVRVSVETPQHLSNEQKELLRQFAATEKAENFPKKRSFLDKIKSFFSDFAV, from the coding sequence ATGGATTACTACACTGTGCTGGGCGTAGCTAAGACTGCTACTCCTGAAGAAATAAAAAAAGCCTACCGTAAGCTTGCGGTAAAGTATCATCCGGATAAAAATCCCGGAGACGCTGAAGCTGAGCGGCGTTTCAAAGAAGCCTCTGAGGCCTATGAAGTATTAGGTGATGCGCAAAAGCGAGAATCTTATGATCGCTACGGTAAAGATGGTCCTTTCGCTGGTGCTGGAGGATTTGGTGGAGCTGGCATGGGGAACATGGAAGACGCTCTGCGGACATTTATGGGTGCGTTTGGCGGAGATTTTGGTGGTAACGGGGGTGGTTTCTTTGAAGGTTTGTTTGGCGGCCTAGGAGAAGCCTTCGGGATGCGCGGAGGTTCTGAAAGTTCTCGACAAGGAGCTAGCAAGAAGGTACATATCACGTTATCCTTTGAGGAGGCTGCTAAAGGTGTTGAGAAAGAACTTTTGGTTTCTGGATATAAATCCTGCGGTGACTGCTCCGGTAGTGGTGCAAAGACTTCTAAAGGAGTAAAAACCTGTGATCGATGCAAAGGATCTGGTCAGGTTGTTCAAAGCCGAGGTTTCTTTTCCATGGCATCCACCTGTCCTGATTGCAGTGGAGAGGGCCGTGTGATCACAGATCCTTGTTCGGTGTGTCGAGGACAGGGACGTATCAAAGATAAGCGCAGTGTTCATGTCAATATTCCCGCTGGAGTAGACTCTGGGATGAGACTTAAGATGGAAGGTTACGGGGACGCTGGACAAAATGGAGCTCCTTCAGGAGATTTATATGTTTTTATTGATGTAGAGCCACATCCGGTTTTTGAGCGTCATGGAGATGACTTAATTTTAGAGCTTCCGGTTGGTTTTGTTGATGCTGCCTTGGGAATCAAAAAAGAAATTCCGACTTTACTAAAGGAAGGGACTTGTCGTTTGAGTATCCCTGAGGGGATCCAGAGTGGAACGATTCTTAAAGTTCGTGGACAAGGCTTTCCTAATGTGCATGGTAAAGCTAGAGGGGATCTTTTGGTGAGAGTGTCTGTAGAAACTCCTCAGCACCTATCTAATGAGCAAAAAGAGTTGTTGCGGCAGTTTGCTGCTACAGAAAAAGCTGAAAATTTCCCAAAGAAACGGAGTTTTTTAGATAAAATCAAAAGTTTTTTTTCTGACTTTGCTGTATAG
- a CDS encoding thiamine pyrophosphate-dependent enzyme has protein sequence MRHSIYQLDSAVEKIFRLVWTLRFSEQKMLLLSRQSGSGGSFQLSCAGHELAGVVAARSLIPGKDWAFPYYRDQGFPLGLGCDLSEIFASFLARITQNHSAGRMMPYHYSHKKLRICCQSSVVGTQFLQAAGRAWAVKNSGKNEVVYVSGGDGSTSQGEFHEMLNFASLHRLPLVVVIQNNQWAISVPFADQCGADLMALGNSHAGLATYAVDGGDLTALTQTFDRAVSDARERCIPALVIVDVVRLESHSNSDSQTKYRSKEDLLYCQARDPLVRLERSLLEDFGVAQETIEQIKVELKETVNQAYELAETAPSYCKGVTKHEVFAPYNVSLIDYENSLEVSSLQSSEPRVMRDAITEALVEEMQRDPGVVVFGEDVAGNKGGVFGVTRTLTDKFGKNRCFNTPLAEATIIGTAIGMAFDGFHKPVAEIQFADYIWPGINQLFSEAASIYYRSAGEWEMPIVIRTPCGGYIQGGPYHSQNIEAFLAHCPGLKVAYPSNAADAKALLKAAIRDPNPVVFLEHKALYQRRLFSATPVFSSDYLLPFGQARVVLSGTDVTIVSWGMSLVMSVEVAKELSELGISVEVIDLRTIVPCDFATVCESVKKTGKLLIVHEASEFCGFGSELAASVSERAYRYLDAPIKRLGGVHSPIPYSKVLENEVLPQKEGIFQEAKLLAEF, from the coding sequence GTGAGACACTCCATATATCAATTAGATTCTGCTGTTGAGAAAATATTCCGTTTGGTATGGACTCTTCGGTTCTCTGAGCAGAAGATGTTGTTGTTATCCCGTCAGAGTGGCTCAGGCGGTTCTTTTCAGTTATCTTGTGCTGGCCATGAGCTTGCTGGTGTTGTAGCGGCAAGAAGCCTTATCCCAGGGAAAGACTGGGCGTTTCCTTATTATCGTGATCAGGGGTTCCCTTTAGGGTTAGGGTGTGATCTCTCTGAAATTTTTGCATCCTTTTTAGCTCGGATAACGCAGAATCATTCTGCTGGTAGGATGATGCCTTACCACTATTCTCATAAAAAATTGCGGATATGTTGCCAGTCTAGTGTTGTTGGGACTCAATTTCTGCAAGCTGCAGGTCGCGCTTGGGCAGTTAAAAACTCCGGGAAAAATGAAGTTGTTTATGTGTCTGGAGGAGATGGATCTACTTCTCAGGGAGAGTTCCATGAAATGCTCAATTTCGCCTCTTTGCATCGACTACCACTTGTTGTCGTTATACAAAATAACCAATGGGCTATTTCTGTCCCCTTTGCAGATCAATGTGGTGCAGATCTGATGGCTCTTGGTAATAGTCATGCTGGTCTTGCTACTTATGCGGTTGATGGCGGAGACTTGACTGCCTTAACACAAACGTTTGATCGTGCTGTATCTGATGCAAGAGAACGATGTATTCCTGCTTTGGTTATCGTAGATGTTGTGCGTTTGGAATCTCACAGCAATTCAGACAGTCAGACTAAATATCGCTCTAAAGAAGATTTATTGTATTGCCAAGCGCGAGATCCTTTGGTGCGTTTAGAGAGATCTTTACTCGAAGATTTTGGAGTTGCTCAGGAAACTATTGAGCAAATTAAAGTGGAGCTTAAAGAAACTGTAAATCAAGCCTACGAACTTGCAGAGACTGCCCCTTCTTATTGCAAAGGAGTTACTAAACATGAGGTTTTTGCTCCTTATAATGTCTCCTTAATAGATTATGAAAATTCTTTGGAAGTTTCTTCCTTACAAAGTTCAGAGCCACGTGTTATGCGTGATGCGATAACTGAGGCTTTAGTTGAGGAGATGCAGAGAGACCCCGGGGTTGTTGTTTTTGGAGAAGATGTTGCAGGGAATAAGGGAGGTGTTTTTGGGGTTACAAGGACTCTGACAGATAAATTTGGAAAGAATCGTTGTTTCAACACACCTTTGGCGGAAGCCACGATTATAGGGACTGCTATTGGGATGGCTTTTGATGGTTTCCATAAGCCTGTTGCAGAGATTCAGTTTGCAGATTACATTTGGCCTGGAATCAATCAACTGTTTTCTGAAGCAGCAAGCATCTATTATCGTTCAGCCGGTGAATGGGAGATGCCTATTGTGATAAGAACTCCTTGCGGAGGATATATTCAAGGAGGCCCCTATCACTCTCAAAATATAGAAGCTTTTCTTGCGCATTGTCCAGGATTGAAGGTAGCTTATCCTTCGAATGCTGCAGATGCTAAAGCTTTGTTGAAAGCTGCTATCAGAGACCCTAATCCTGTAGTTTTTTTAGAACATAAAGCGTTGTATCAACGACGATTGTTTAGTGCGACGCCAGTATTTTCTTCGGATTATCTTCTTCCTTTTGGACAAGCGCGGGTTGTGCTTTCAGGAACAGATGTGACGATTGTTTCCTGGGGCATGTCTTTAGTGATGAGTGTAGAGGTTGCTAAAGAACTTTCAGAATTAGGAATTTCTGTAGAAGTTATTGATTTAAGAACGATAGTACCTTGTGATTTCGCTACGGTTTGCGAGTCTGTAAAAAAGACAGGAAAATTACTAATTGTGCATGAGGCTTCGGAGTTTTGTGGTTTCGGTAGTGAGCTCGCAGCTTCGGTTTCTGAGAGAGCGTATAGATATCTTGATGCGCCCATTAAACGTCTAGGGGGGGTACATTCCCCAATTCCTTACTCGAAGGTATTAGAGAACGAAGTTCTTCCTCAAAAAGAAGGAATTTTTCAAGAAGCAAAGTTATTAGCTGAGTTTTGA
- a CDS encoding ComEC/Rec2 family competence protein has protein sequence MLSHLYTTAFSTSFHHLSALWIRLFSSCSIFQKQHPCFIGGIYWFAGIFAHKNPICCAFLVVALHPFIPKRCLKTLIFYFCCFGYPLLSPFPVFNIQHPTGLSKVKVTKGQASGFFFIKKMSKHSYSSTALSLTTEDKQTYQNHPCSIISKIPLNEQKVYYLQGTVSRSSCPTTFRVSKLINSASQSPFSQIQNFAHSLPSIKENVRLFLHQQLLNVFLCKDISQFSSSLILGTPLSYKQKELFKSKGLSHLFSVSGWHFSLFANTLFFLLKTVTPKTRNLFVLFLLSLLNLVFPTSPSVFRTWFSSILFCLTPFSVGSCSSLNRLGISFILCSLFFPLSSPALILSFLATLGILLFFAPLMRFFYYPWTLLFKDHWFLFPLRFLFTSLSISLSAQLFILFPVIRMFKTFPLDGLIYNLFYPTLVMPIFLLVPLSFFNSIMARFSESYISWILNLSLLHSPNFFISLSLRPLALEWITLFSILLFYLGAFLSIRRAYNPWADYSVII, from the coding sequence ATGTTAAGCCATCTCTATACCACTGCATTCTCAACCTCATTCCATCACTTATCTGCCTTATGGATAAGGCTATTTAGTTCTTGCTCTATTTTTCAAAAACAACATCCTTGTTTTATTGGAGGGATTTACTGGTTCGCTGGAATTTTTGCTCACAAAAACCCCATCTGCTGCGCGTTCCTGGTTGTAGCTCTCCATCCATTTATTCCAAAACGCTGTTTAAAAACGCTCATTTTCTACTTTTGCTGTTTCGGATACCCGCTACTCTCCCCTTTTCCCGTTTTCAACATCCAACACCCAACAGGTCTTTCAAAAGTGAAAGTCACCAAAGGTCAAGCCTCCGGTTTTTTCTTTATCAAAAAGATGTCAAAACACTCTTACTCAAGTACTGCACTTTCTTTAACAACCGAAGACAAACAAACTTACCAAAACCATCCCTGTTCTATAATTTCGAAGATTCCACTCAACGAGCAAAAGGTTTATTATCTGCAAGGAACAGTTTCTAGATCATCATGTCCGACTACTTTTCGAGTATCAAAACTTATCAACTCAGCCTCCCAATCTCCCTTTTCACAAATACAAAACTTTGCTCACTCCCTACCATCTATCAAAGAAAATGTTCGCTTATTCCTTCACCAACAACTTCTCAACGTATTTCTCTGTAAAGATATCAGTCAGTTCTCCTCAAGTTTAATCCTAGGTACACCTCTCTCTTATAAACAAAAAGAGCTTTTCAAAAGCAAAGGTCTCTCTCACCTTTTTTCTGTATCAGGATGGCACTTCTCGTTATTTGCTAACACTTTGTTCTTCTTATTAAAAACTGTTACTCCTAAAACACGTAATCTATTTGTACTCTTTCTGTTATCGCTTTTAAATCTAGTTTTCCCCACCTCTCCATCTGTGTTTAGAACATGGTTCTCTTCTATTCTTTTCTGTTTAACTCCATTTTCTGTAGGATCGTGCTCTAGTTTGAATCGATTGGGAATCAGTTTTATTCTCTGCTCTCTTTTTTTCCCTTTGTCCTCTCCCGCTCTCATTCTCAGCTTTTTGGCAACCTTAGGTATCTTACTTTTCTTTGCTCCTCTTATGCGCTTCTTTTATTATCCTTGGACATTGCTATTCAAAGACCACTGGTTCCTTTTTCCACTTCGCTTCCTATTCACCTCACTATCTATTTCCCTTTCAGCACAACTTTTTATCCTTTTCCCTGTGATCAGGATGTTTAAGACTTTTCCTCTAGATGGATTGATTTATAATCTATTTTATCCTACACTCGTTATGCCCATCTTTCTGCTAGTCCCACTATCCTTTTTCAACTCTATCATGGCCCGATTCTCTGAATCCTACATCTCCTGGATTCTCAATCTTTCCTTGCTACATTCTCCTAACTTCTTCATCTCGTTATCACTAAGACCTCTTGCTTTAGAATGGATTACTCTTTTTTCCATTCTTCTCTTCTACTTAGGAGCATTTCTATCTATAAGAAGAGCTTATAATCCTTGGGCTGACTACTCAGTGATCATTTAA
- the ptsP gene encoding phosphoenolpyruvate--protein phosphotransferase, translating to MSTTDQNEKLQEEFVISGEPIVPGIGFGKVLLLGKSSLCIRELTLPQEEVEHEISRYYKALKRSRSDLAALEKEAKGKQGYQEIASILQAHLEIIKDPLLTEEVVNTIRKDRKNAEFVFSSVMGEIEKSLCAVQKKTSTTVDRIQDIHDISNRVIGHLCCQHKSSLGEPDQNLIVFSEELTPSEAANANPEYIRGLVSFKGSKTSHTAIVSLAKNIPYVANFTDESWSKIKKYTGNLVLINGEKGEITFNPRLSTIQTYYHKQSIVSVTVPIQTKTALPLISLSAQIVDTDELPIIEKEAPGTSVGLFRSEFMAFSLGRLPFVEEQAVQYAKLVQASHSGTNVLRLFDFGEDKACPFISSFHRSARWLLEQEDVLRGQLRAIAMASQLGKLKVLIPGVIDVSEIVLVKRFFEEEKRLLNGISENISWGSMIEIPSAVWMIEEILQEISFLALGTNDLTQYTLGYSRERSLSGDWSKVPHPSMIRTIHYVSEHAKQRKVPVSMCGEMAGDPYLLPMFLGLGIQELSVVIPAINSLKRRLLDLNFRECSRLAKQLLRAKTHEEVYRLLYA from the coding sequence ATGAGCACTACGGATCAGAATGAGAAGTTGCAGGAAGAGTTTGTTATTTCTGGAGAGCCAATTGTTCCTGGAATAGGGTTTGGAAAAGTTTTGCTTCTGGGGAAGTCTTCTTTGTGTATTCGAGAATTAACACTTCCTCAGGAAGAGGTGGAGCATGAAATCAGCCGTTACTATAAGGCTTTGAAGAGATCCCGATCGGATCTTGCTGCCTTAGAAAAAGAAGCTAAAGGAAAACAAGGCTATCAGGAAATAGCTTCTATTTTACAAGCTCATCTAGAGATTATAAAAGATCCTCTTCTTACGGAAGAAGTCGTTAACACCATTCGAAAAGATCGTAAGAATGCAGAATTTGTTTTTTCTTCTGTAATGGGAGAAATAGAAAAATCTCTATGCGCGGTACAAAAGAAAACTTCCACGACTGTAGATCGTATTCAAGATATCCACGATATTTCTAACCGTGTGATAGGACATTTATGTTGCCAGCATAAGAGTTCTTTAGGAGAGCCAGATCAGAATTTAATTGTTTTTTCTGAAGAGCTTACTCCTTCAGAAGCTGCAAATGCGAATCCTGAGTATATAAGAGGACTTGTATCGTTTAAAGGCTCTAAGACCTCGCATACGGCGATCGTGTCATTAGCAAAAAATATTCCCTATGTTGCTAATTTTACTGATGAGTCTTGGAGTAAAATTAAAAAATATACTGGGAACTTAGTTCTTATTAATGGAGAGAAAGGAGAAATAACGTTTAATCCTAGGTTAAGCACAATACAGACTTATTATCATAAGCAATCGATAGTTTCTGTTACTGTACCTATTCAGACAAAGACAGCATTGCCTCTTATTTCTCTGTCAGCTCAAATAGTTGATACAGACGAGCTTCCTATTATTGAAAAAGAAGCTCCAGGAACCTCTGTTGGGTTATTTCGCTCAGAATTCATGGCTTTTTCGTTAGGGCGATTGCCATTTGTGGAGGAACAGGCTGTTCAATATGCTAAATTAGTTCAAGCTTCTCATTCTGGTACGAATGTGTTGCGATTATTTGATTTTGGGGAAGATAAAGCATGTCCTTTTATATCTTCTTTTCATCGTTCGGCACGTTGGTTATTGGAACAAGAAGACGTATTGAGGGGACAATTACGAGCAATAGCTATGGCCTCTCAATTAGGGAAATTAAAAGTATTGATTCCAGGGGTTATAGATGTCTCAGAGATTGTTTTGGTAAAGAGGTTCTTCGAGGAAGAAAAGCGGCTATTGAACGGGATCAGTGAGAATATTTCCTGGGGGAGTATGATAGAAATTCCTTCTGCTGTTTGGATGATAGAAGAGATTTTACAAGAGATCTCTTTTTTAGCATTAGGAACCAATGATCTTACTCAATATACATTAGGTTATTCTAGAGAGCGGTCTTTATCTGGAGATTGGAGTAAGGTTCCGCATCCCTCGATGATTAGAACGATACATTATGTTTCAGAACATGCAAAACAAAGAAAAGTGCCTGTGTCTATGTGTGGAGAGATGGCCGGGGACCCTTATCTTTTACCCATGTTTCTAGGACTTGGGATACAGGAATTATCCGTTGTCATTCCCGCAATAAATTCTTTGAAAAGGCGACTGTTAGATTTGAATTTTAGGGAGTGCTCTAGGCTAGCAAAGCAGTTACTGCGGGCAAAAACACACGAAGAGGTGTATAGACTTCTATATGCGTGA